Genomic DNA from Niallia circulans:
ATGAGGTGGATACAGGCGTAAGCGGCAGAGTCGCACAGGCGATCGCAGAAAAAATCTCAAGCGTCTCCGCTGGCTCTCAAGTGCTTTGTATTTCCCATATGCCTCAAGTAGCGGCAATGTCTGATACGCATCTGTATATTGCGAAAGCTATTCATGATGGAAGGACATCAGCAACGGTTACACCATTGGAAACACAGGATAAAATAAAGGAAATTGCGAGAATGATTTCCGGTACTGAAATAACGGATTTAACAAAAAAACATGCAAAAGAGCTGTTAAAATTGGCCCAAAAGGTCAAGAATAAAAGATAGAACAAGGAAACCCCTGTTTAACAGGGGTTTTTATTTTTAATATGAAAAGAATCTTGTAGGAGATTTTAACTATTAGGTAAAGGGCATTTTGCTTAATCCGTTATTCACGTTTTACAAAATTGCTATTACTAACCAAAGTGTGCAGGTTTTTTATAGTTTTTACAGTAATAAATGACCACCATGCAGGCAAACTTATATATAAGCCAAGAATTTGGTGATTAGAAGCGAGGAGAGTGAATGATATGAAAATGGATTTCCTAAGAAAAATAATTGGTGGAATTCTCCTTGTTTCATTAATTTCTATAAGCTTTAACAAACCCTTTCAAGAATATCTTCATATCCCAAAAAGCGTCACTATCTTTGAAGGCCAGAATACAGTGATAAGCAGTTCATCCATACCCGCATCAAGCATGGTTACGGAGGATAACTCAGTCGTTGCCCTAAGTCAAGATGAAGGGGAGTATTCGCTGCATGGTGAAGAGAATGGTAAAAACGAGATGGTTTTAGAGCTGGCAGGCTTTCCGGTTAAAAAGGTTGATGTGAATGTTTTAAAAGACTTTAAAGTAATCCCCGGCGGACAATCTATCGGGGTGAAGTTAAATTCAGTTGGCGTACTGATTGTTGGACATCATCAGGTGAATACGGTTGAAGGCAAAGCATCACCAGGTGAAAAAGCAGGCATTAAAGTAGGAGATATGATTACAGAAATCAATGGCAAAAAAATTGAAAAGATGGCAGATGTGGCACCATTTGTCCAAAGTGCAGGAGAAACAGGAGATCCGCTTAACTTAACAATATTACGTGACAAAGACACAATCAAAACTAAATTAGAACCTTTAAAGGAAAAAGGTTCCGACACATTTAAATTAGGCTTGTATATTAGAGATTCAGCAGCTGGCATTGGAACGATGACGTTCTATCATCCTGAATCAAAAAAATATGGAGCTTTAGGTCATGTTATTTCTGATATGGATACGAAAAAACCAATTGTCGTGGATGACGGTGAAATTTTACGATCAACGGTCACTAGCATTGAAAAAGGTGAAAATGGCAACCCAGGTGAAAAGCTGGCACGCTTCTCCTCTGACAAGGAAGTAATCGGCAATATAACAACAAACAGCCCATTTGGAATTTTTGGAGAACTAAATAGGGGAATGACAAATGGAATTATGGATAAAGCTATGCCAATCACCTTATCAGATCAGGTGAAAGAAGGACCAGCCCAAATTCTAACTGTTGTTGATAATGATGAAGTGAAGCTATTTGATATTGAAGTGGTCAGCTCTGTACCGCAAAAGTTCCCAGCAACAAAAGGAATGGTCATCAAGGTAACAGACAAAGAGCTTCTCAAGAAAACGGGAGGCATTGTACAAGGAATGAGCGGAAGCCCAATCATTCAAGACGGCAAGCTGATTGGTGCCGTTACCCATGTGTTCGTTAATGACCCGACAAGCGGTTATGGTGTCCATATCGAATGGATGCTGAATGAAGCAGGAATTGACATATATGAAAAAGGAAAGCAAAAAGCTTCCTAAAGAGAGAAAAAGCGCACCCTTTACGGTGCGCTTTTCCTTATAGTTTTGAGAAGATAAAATCAAGCAGGATGCCGATTCCTAAAAACAATCCAAAAAATGTATTCGTTTGTGCCGTTGATTTCATCGCAATTGGAGTTTCACTGCGGCTTCCTTTGAAGCCTTTAATTGCTTGAATCGGTTTTTTAATGCTAAGAAACACAATTAATAACCACGGACTGCTGATACCAAATATTACAAGGCCAAGAATCCAAACATAAGAGATGATAAACAATGCAGCAAGAAGCTGAACAGCTTTTTCAAATCCCATTAAAATGGCAATTGTTTTTCGGCCGCCAAGTGTATCTTCTTCAATATCTCTTATATTGTTAGATA
This window encodes:
- the spoIVB gene encoding SpoIVB peptidase, producing the protein MKMDFLRKIIGGILLVSLISISFNKPFQEYLHIPKSVTIFEGQNTVISSSSIPASSMVTEDNSVVALSQDEGEYSLHGEENGKNEMVLELAGFPVKKVDVNVLKDFKVIPGGQSIGVKLNSVGVLIVGHHQVNTVEGKASPGEKAGIKVGDMITEINGKKIEKMADVAPFVQSAGETGDPLNLTILRDKDTIKTKLEPLKEKGSDTFKLGLYIRDSAAGIGTMTFYHPESKKYGALGHVISDMDTKKPIVVDDGEILRSTVTSIEKGENGNPGEKLARFSSDKEVIGNITTNSPFGIFGELNRGMTNGIMDKAMPITLSDQVKEGPAQILTVVDNDEVKLFDIEVVSSVPQKFPATKGMVIKVTDKELLKKTGGIVQGMSGSPIIQDGKLIGAVTHVFVNDPTSGYGVHIEWMLNEAGIDIYEKGKQKAS